The Tepidisphaeraceae bacterium genome includes a window with the following:
- a CDS encoding flagellar hook capping FlgD N-terminal domain-containing protein, with product MSTPISGIASSQTADGNSVKKGYGLKTEDFIKMMITQLQNQDPMEPAKNGELLQQMSQIGQLESSTALQENLKTMVVQNQIGSAAGLIGKKVGGLGSDDKPLEGTVSSVKVTSDGVSLELDNGYTLPLARVTDIATDGASN from the coding sequence ATGAGCACCCCGATCTCTGGCATCGCTTCGTCCCAGACTGCGGATGGGAACTCGGTCAAGAAGGGCTACGGCCTGAAGACCGAGGACTTCATCAAGATGATGATCACCCAGCTTCAGAACCAGGACCCGATGGAGCCGGCCAAGAACGGTGAGCTGCTGCAGCAGATGTCGCAGATCGGCCAGCTCGAGTCGTCGACCGCGTTGCAGGAAAACCTGAAGACGATGGTCGTGCAGAACCAGATCGGCTCGGCCGCGGGGTTGATCGGCAAGAAGGTCGGTGGCCTTGGCAGCGACGACAAGCCACTCGAGGGCACCGTGAGCTCCGTCAAGGTCACCAGCGACGGCGTCTCGCTCGAGCTGGACAACGGTTACACGCTGCCCTTGGCTCGCGTCACCGACATTGCCACCGACGGCGCGTCGAACTAG
- a CDS encoding flagellar hook-basal body complex protein, with protein MALTSTLFTGLSGLDVNQTRLNVVGNNIANVNTVAFKGSRAIFKPQFYVTDGAGTPPDAQFGGVNPSQRGLGAVVASIEKNWTPGSLEPTGKNTDMGIDGEGFFIVQGKEQMFTRDGSFKLNADNQLVTSAGDYVQGFGVDADENIIPGQLQRLEIPVGGLTKARATENVNLIGNLKADGPVAAGASILNSPPLTIRAGAVGAGTAPTATTPLTDLALASDPATALFAGTEMLTLSAKKGGRSLQTGSLDTAGMTVADLQNYMRSSFQIDTTVPTVAGTPAAGGSLLTLGTDPAGSARLSFVGNTGKENALAITGAGLGTNAGTAPISFTDGTDGTYTSDPTGESVHTSFIVYDSLGTALNVDVTAVLESKSDAGNTWRIFASSRDDTDTAAPVSATNNGALLGNGTLTFDKDGKLIESTGTTLTVDRTATGAGSPVTFALGLEGVSQLSDTTGQSDLKASDQDGREIGSLSGYSVGANGTITGTFTNGLTQALGQVAVATFNNPLGLEDKGGNMYITGANSGVPIIGSPLTLGAGAVRSGSLELSNVDLSEEFINMIISSTGFSASSRVITTSDQLIQELLNAAR; from the coding sequence ATGGCATTGACCAGCACGCTTTTCACTGGCCTTTCGGGGCTCGACGTCAACCAGACGCGCCTGAACGTGGTCGGAAACAACATCGCCAACGTGAACACGGTTGCGTTCAAGGGCAGCCGGGCGATCTTCAAGCCGCAGTTCTACGTTACCGATGGCGCCGGCACGCCGCCCGACGCGCAGTTCGGTGGTGTGAACCCCAGCCAGCGCGGCCTGGGCGCCGTGGTCGCGTCGATCGAGAAGAACTGGACGCCCGGCTCGCTCGAGCCCACCGGTAAGAACACCGACATGGGCATCGACGGTGAGGGCTTCTTCATCGTGCAGGGCAAGGAACAGATGTTTACGCGCGACGGCTCGTTCAAGCTGAACGCCGACAACCAGCTCGTCACCAGCGCCGGTGATTACGTGCAGGGCTTCGGCGTGGACGCCGACGAGAACATCATCCCCGGCCAGCTGCAGCGCCTTGAGATTCCCGTCGGTGGCCTGACCAAGGCGCGGGCGACGGAGAACGTGAACCTGATCGGCAACCTGAAGGCCGACGGCCCGGTCGCGGCCGGCGCAAGCATTCTGAATAGCCCGCCATTGACGATTCGTGCCGGTGCGGTTGGCGCGGGCACTGCGCCGACCGCAACCACACCGTTAACGGATCTGGCGCTGGCGTCCGATCCTGCGACGGCGTTGTTCGCGGGCACGGAGATGCTGACGCTGAGCGCGAAGAAGGGCGGCCGCAGCCTGCAGACCGGGTCGCTCGACACCGCCGGCATGACGGTCGCCGACCTGCAGAACTACATGCGTTCCAGCTTCCAGATCGACACGACCGTGCCCACCGTGGCCGGCACGCCGGCGGCGGGCGGGTCGCTGTTGACGCTCGGCACTGACCCGGCGGGCAGCGCGCGGTTGTCGTTCGTCGGCAACACCGGAAAGGAGAACGCGCTGGCGATCACCGGCGCTGGCCTTGGCACGAATGCCGGCACCGCGCCGATCTCGTTCACCGACGGCACCGACGGCACCTACACCAGCGACCCCACCGGTGAAAGCGTCCACACCAGCTTCATCGTCTACGACTCGCTCGGCACGGCGCTGAACGTCGACGTGACGGCCGTGCTGGAATCGAAGTCGGACGCGGGCAACACGTGGCGCATCTTCGCCAGCAGCCGCGACGACACCGACACCGCCGCCCCCGTCAGCGCCACCAACAATGGCGCGCTGCTGGGCAACGGCACGCTCACGTTCGACAAGGACGGTAAGCTGATCGAAAGTACCGGCACCACGCTCACGGTCGACCGCACCGCCACCGGCGCGGGCTCGCCGGTGACCTTCGCGCTCGGGCTCGAGGGCGTCTCGCAGCTATCGGACACAACCGGCCAATCGGATCTGAAGGCCAGCGACCAGGACGGCCGCGAGATCGGCAGCTTGAGCGGCTATTCGGTGGGCGCCAACGGCACGATCACCGGCACGTTCACCAACGGCCTGACGCAGGCGCTGGGCCAGGTCGCCGTCGCCACGTTCAACAACCCCTTGGGCCTCGAGGACAAGGGCGGCAACATGTACATCACCGGCGCCAACAGCGGCGTGCCGATCATCGGCAGCCCGTTGACCTTGGGCGCGGGCGCCGTGCGATCGGGATCGCTGGAACTAAGCAACGTCGATCTGTCGGAGGAGTTCATCAACATGATCATCTCCAGCACGGGCTTCTCGGCGTCCAGCCGGGTCATTACGACGAGCGACCAATTGATTCAGGAATTGTTGAACGCCGCCCGATAA
- a CDS encoding flagellar FlbD family protein, translating to MITLTRLNGQQFIMNAEKIRYVEATPDTVICADTGEKLMVKETLKEVMQRAIDYARVIRRPITD from the coding sequence ATGATCACCCTCACCCGTCTGAACGGCCAGCAATTCATCATGAACGCCGAGAAGATCCGCTACGTCGAGGCGACGCCCGACACGGTGATCTGTGCCGATACCGGCGAAAAGCTGATGGTGAAGGAAACGCTAAAGGAAGTCATGCAGCGCGCGATCGACTACGCGCGGGTCATCCGTCGACCCATCACGGACTAG
- the fliN gene encoding flagellar motor switch protein FliN, translated as MAETDPTSPGAAPEPTNAVDADLAAALAGAVDPSADQQSIDDLLQSASFEDPSAVEGASVPADVNEYKLPNFSQVVTDAQVSSIDLLRDVELNVKIELGRSQMLVEDVLKLAEGSVVELDKLAGDPVDVFVNDRLIARGEVLVLNDNFCVRVNEIVAGAKEEGL; from the coding sequence ATGGCTGAGACCGATCCCACCTCGCCGGGCGCTGCGCCCGAACCCACCAACGCCGTCGATGCCGACCTTGCCGCCGCACTTGCGGGCGCCGTCGATCCGTCGGCCGACCAGCAGTCCATCGACGACCTCCTTCAGTCTGCCAGCTTCGAGGACCCCAGCGCGGTTGAGGGCGCGTCCGTCCCTGCCGACGTCAACGAGTACAAGCTGCCGAACTTCTCGCAAGTGGTGACCGATGCGCAGGTCTCCAGCATCGATCTGCTGCGCGACGTCGAGCTGAACGTGAAGATCGAGCTCGGCCGGTCGCAGATGCTGGTCGAGGACGTGCTGAAGCTGGCCGAGGGATCGGTGGTTGAACTGGACAAGCTGGCCGGCGACCCGGTCGACGTCTTCGTGAACGACCGGTTGATCGCCCGCGGCGAAGTGCTGGTGCTGAACGACAACTTCTGCGTGCGCGTCAACGAGATCGTCGCCGGCGCCAAGGAAGAGGGGCTGTGA
- a CDS encoding flagellar biosynthetic protein FliO has translation MIGSCRHLRHRGRIALLLLAMAAAEGSFAAHLLAQPVPANSPADVTQPLVLAPAEESAYSGTMLRRSRAPGEKDAASTDDTTAVAAAPDTGFGTARLIMSLGLVLAIIFVLKHFGQRWFVPGAVKGGSKTVETLSRSIIGPRQHVLLIRVGRRRVLVVADSGGKLSQLDQITDADEIAELTAQVRTDKLGPASTAFAGLFGKSAEKFENIGPDKREDKEDLVDPEMVDTSVAVTQSELQGLLEKVRGVSSRMGR, from the coding sequence GTGATCGGTTCGTGCCGACATCTGCGACATCGCGGGCGCATCGCGCTGCTTCTGCTGGCGATGGCCGCCGCTGAAGGTTCGTTCGCAGCCCACCTGCTGGCCCAGCCAGTTCCCGCCAATTCGCCTGCCGACGTCACCCAACCCCTCGTCCTCGCGCCGGCCGAGGAAAGCGCCTACTCGGGCACGATGCTGCGCCGGTCACGCGCGCCCGGTGAGAAAGACGCGGCCTCCACTGACGACACAACGGCGGTGGCGGCCGCGCCTGATACAGGCTTTGGCACCGCACGGCTGATCATGTCGCTGGGGCTCGTGCTGGCGATCATCTTTGTGCTGAAGCACTTCGGGCAGCGCTGGTTCGTGCCGGGTGCGGTGAAGGGTGGATCGAAGACGGTCGAAACGCTATCGCGTTCCATCATCGGCCCCCGGCAGCACGTGCTGCTGATCCGCGTCGGTCGCCGGCGGGTCTTGGTCGTCGCCGACAGTGGCGGGAAGCTGTCGCAGTTGGATCAGATCACCGACGCCGACGAGATCGCGGAGCTAACTGCCCAGGTCCGCACCGACAAGCTCGGCCCCGCCAGCACGGCTTTCGCCGGCCTGTTCGGCAAGAGCGCCGAGAAGTTTGAGAACATCGGCCCAGATAAGCGCGAGGACAAGGAAGACTTGGTCGACCCGGAAATGGTCGACACATCGGTTGCGGTCACGCAGAGCGAACTTCAGGGTTTGTTAGAGAAGGTTCGCGGCGTGTCGAGCCGGATGGGCAGATAG
- the fliP gene encoding flagellar type III secretion system pore protein FliP (The bacterial flagellar biogenesis protein FliP forms a type III secretion system (T3SS)-type pore required for flagellar assembly.) — protein sequence MSTDALSIVSRWRAWLWCAVIVLSSVTPAFAQQIPPNPTPGEPFIAPTSVDGGPNAAVDLPANSPFNLNGKLPDISSPENFSAAMQMIILLTVLSLAPAILIMMTSFTRMIIVLSLLRQALGTQSLPPNQILIGLAMFMTFLVMGPTMQKINETALQPYMDGQMDQKTALSRAVVPMRDFMIKQIVAADNDADVDLFADFAGKPRAESWDDVGTMTLIPAFVLSELKTAFILGFKVYLPFLIIDMVISTVLISMGMMMLPPAMISLPFKLLLFVLVDGWHLITQRLMGSFVA from the coding sequence ATGAGCACGGATGCTCTATCGATCGTCTCGCGCTGGCGCGCCTGGCTGTGGTGCGCCGTCATCGTACTCTCGTCGGTCACGCCCGCGTTTGCCCAGCAGATCCCGCCGAATCCCACGCCCGGCGAACCGTTCATCGCGCCAACGTCGGTGGATGGGGGCCCGAATGCCGCGGTCGATCTTCCTGCCAATTCGCCGTTCAACCTGAACGGCAAGCTGCCGGACATCAGCTCGCCCGAGAACTTCTCGGCGGCGATGCAGATGATCATCCTGCTCACGGTGCTGTCGTTGGCGCCGGCGATCCTGATCATGATGACCAGCTTCACGCGCATGATCATCGTGCTGTCGCTCTTGCGGCAGGCGCTGGGCACGCAGTCGTTGCCGCCGAACCAGATCCTGATCGGGCTGGCGATGTTCATGACGTTCCTGGTGATGGGCCCCACGATGCAGAAGATCAACGAGACGGCGCTGCAGCCCTACATGGACGGGCAGATGGATCAGAAGACCGCGCTCAGCCGCGCGGTGGTGCCGATGCGCGACTTCATGATCAAGCAGATCGTCGCAGCGGATAACGATGCCGACGTCGATCTGTTCGCCGACTTCGCCGGTAAGCCGCGCGCGGAAAGCTGGGACGACGTCGGCACGATGACGCTCATCCCTGCCTTCGTCTTAAGCGAACTGAAGACGGCGTTCATCCTCGGCTTCAAGGTGTACCTGCCGTTCCTGATCATCGACATGGTCATCTCTACGGTCCTCATCAGCATGGGCATGATGATGCTGCCGCCGGCCATGATCTCGTTGCCATTTAAGCTGTTGCTGTTCGTTTTGGTCGACGGTTGGCACTTGATTACGCAACGGCTAATGGGTAGTTTCGTCGCATAA
- the fliQ gene encoding flagellar biosynthesis protein FliQ, translating to MGVNLDLGQAVDLVRHALILMLLVSAPMLVIGMVVGIVVSLFQAVTQIQEQTLTFIPKIVSMVAAAIILMPWMTNRLLEYTASMFLTGEVP from the coding sequence ATGGGCGTCAACCTCGATCTCGGACAGGCGGTCGACCTGGTCCGCCACGCGTTAATCCTCATGCTGCTGGTGTCTGCGCCCATGCTGGTGATCGGCATGGTGGTCGGCATCGTCGTGTCGCTGTTTCAAGCGGTCACGCAGATCCAGGAGCAGACCCTCACCTTCATCCCCAAGATCGTCTCCATGGTCGCCGCCGCGATCATCCTCATGCCCTGGATGACCAATCGGCTGCTGGAGTACACCGCCAGCATGTTCCTGACGGGCGAGGTGCCGTAG
- the fliR gene encoding flagellar biosynthetic protein FliR, producing MIQDLLNFVPVYVLVLVRVAAMMLFAPILGSSRIPKRVKGLLAIMLAMGLASGVTVPPVIPESLGALTVGIAGEIVFGLSMGIVMSMSFIAAQWAGEIIGQQMGLQMAEVFDPQYGSQGSLVGDMYYMLATVTFLSIGGHQIMIRAVGESFRHLPLLSVGMNAQLFELLIGLVQASAVIAFRLAAPVLVTMLVVDLALGLIGKAMPQFNVMAAGMTLRSAVGIFIVIVGLGLTSEVIRDSTLDNLDTVVAAFRGTV from the coding sequence ATGATTCAAGACCTGCTCAACTTCGTCCCCGTTTACGTGCTCGTGCTCGTGCGCGTGGCGGCGATGATGTTGTTCGCGCCCATCCTCGGCAGCAGCCGGATTCCCAAGCGCGTGAAGGGATTGCTGGCGATCATGCTGGCGATGGGGTTGGCGTCGGGCGTCACGGTGCCGCCGGTCATTCCCGAATCGCTGGGGGCGCTCACGGTCGGCATTGCCGGCGAGATCGTCTTCGGGCTGTCGATGGGCATCGTCATGTCGATGTCGTTCATCGCGGCGCAGTGGGCGGGCGAGATCATCGGCCAGCAGATGGGCCTGCAGATGGCCGAGGTGTTCGATCCGCAGTACGGCTCGCAGGGATCGCTCGTGGGCGACATGTACTACATGCTCGCGACCGTCACGTTCCTGTCGATCGGCGGGCACCAGATCATGATTCGCGCCGTCGGCGAGAGCTTCCGCCATTTGCCGCTGCTCAGCGTCGGCATGAACGCGCAGCTGTTCGAGTTGCTCATCGGCCTCGTGCAGGCGTCGGCGGTCATCGCGTTTCGGTTGGCCGCCCCGGTGCTGGTGACGATGCTCGTGGTCGATCTGGCCTTGGGACTCATCGGCAAGGCCATGCCGCAGTTCAACGTGATGGCCGCCGGCATGACGCTGCGGTCGGCGGTCGGCATCTTCATCGTCATCGTGGGCCTCGGGCTCACGAGCGAGGTGATCCGGGATTCAACGCTCGACAACCTCGACACCGTCGTCGCGGCGTTCCGTGGAACGGTGTAG
- the flhB gene encoding flagellar biosynthesis protein FlhB: MAADDAGDKTEAPTPKRRQEARDQGNVARSADIGPAVLIIMSMILLKAYGEGVVTALKMLLLDTFGEGAFTDFTGLNIGGRIVKNLVAVALAAAPICIGMMITGIFVNVLQVGFRFNTKKLQPNMKALNPIKGLGNLFGKKRGLVPVLMNFVKFTVIAVLAYQAVADRVLMIVSSQTLEFQQIFHLASGIIYSIAIRIGIVLLVLAILDYAYQWWKIEKDLKMTKQQVKDEMRSMDGDPQMKARRKQMAMDRLRKQVKANVPTADVIVTNPTHYAIALKYDAGTMHAPRVVAKGKGPLALHIREIAIAHGIPILERKPLARALYKMVEVGQEIPEQFYSTVAEILAYVWELSGKLKRQSA; the protein is encoded by the coding sequence ATGGCAGCAGACGACGCTGGTGACAAGACCGAGGCCCCGACCCCCAAGCGCCGCCAGGAGGCGCGCGATCAGGGGAACGTCGCGCGCAGCGCCGACATCGGGCCGGCGGTCCTCATCATCATGTCGATGATCCTGCTGAAGGCCTACGGCGAGGGCGTCGTCACCGCGCTGAAGATGCTGCTGCTCGACACGTTCGGCGAGGGGGCGTTCACCGACTTCACCGGCTTGAACATCGGCGGGCGCATCGTGAAGAACCTCGTGGCCGTCGCGCTGGCGGCGGCGCCGATCTGCATTGGCATGATGATCACGGGCATCTTCGTCAACGTGCTGCAGGTCGGCTTCCGCTTCAACACGAAGAAGCTTCAGCCGAACATGAAGGCGCTCAACCCGATCAAAGGGCTGGGCAACCTGTTCGGCAAGAAGCGCGGCCTCGTGCCGGTGCTGATGAACTTCGTGAAGTTCACGGTGATCGCCGTCCTCGCCTATCAGGCCGTCGCCGATCGCGTGCTGATGATCGTGTCGTCGCAGACCCTCGAGTTCCAGCAGATCTTCCACCTGGCCTCGGGCATCATCTACTCCATCGCCATCCGCATCGGCATCGTGCTGCTGGTACTGGCCATTCTCGATTACGCCTACCAGTGGTGGAAGATCGAGAAGGATTTGAAGATGACCAAGCAGCAGGTGAAGGACGAGATGCGCTCGATGGACGGCGACCCGCAGATGAAGGCCCGCCGCAAGCAGATGGCAATGGACCGGCTGCGCAAGCAGGTGAAGGCCAACGTGCCGACCGCCGACGTCATCGTCACCAACCCCACGCACTACGCGATCGCGCTGAAGTACGACGCCGGCACCATGCACGCCCCGCGCGTCGTCGCCAAGGGCAAGGGGCCGTTGGCCTTGCACATCCGCGAGATCGCGATCGCGCACGGCATCCCGATCCTCGAGCGCAAGCCGTTGGCGCGGGCGTTGTACAAGATGGTGGAGGTGGGGCAGGAGATTCCGGAACAGTTTTACTCGACCGTCGCCGAGATCCTGGCGTACGTATGGGAGTTGAGCGGAAAGTTGAAGAGGCAGAGCGCCTAG
- the flhA gene encoding flagellar biosynthesis protein FlhA gives MATAVAPNPFFAKLHEHRGMIFPISFIALLAVLLVPLPPFILDLLLVLNITIAIIVLVTTIYIKSPLEFAVFPSLLLAVTLFRLVLNVATTRLILNASGTPEEALHAAGEVVMRFSEFVTGGKMIVGVIIFVIIFIIQFVVITKGATRISEVAARFTLDAMPGKQMAIDADLNAGILTEPEARRRRSEISQEADFYGAMDGASKFVRGDAVAAIIITFINVLGGIYVGMVENGWEIWHCLELYTKLTIGDGLVSQVPAFITTLAAGLIVTRTSSKNDLGDEMLGQMLAKPKALIIAAGFLMAMSFTGLPAFPLLILGACCGGLAFVMNRSENRTIAAAAAKESEQTQAAAKEPEKVEKLLDVDTMELEVGYGLVRLVDTTKGGDLLDRISLIRRQIAVDLGIIVPPIRIRDNMQLSANDYAIKIKGQTVARGVTYPEQYMAMDNGAVSGPIPGGTQTIEPAFGLPAYWITESERGQAELLNYTVVEATAVLATHLTEVVKQHGYELLTRQEVKNLVENLKVRVPALIEEVIPTQIKPGELQKVMQNLLRERVPVRDLETIIETLGDWATRTKDLDVLTEYVRSALARTICKQYVDDADKLWCVTLDPAMEDLINSHLERSERGTTNTMPPVTAQQVVQNIAEKMNELTAMGRSAVILCSPTIRGPLRRMIETGLPHVAVLAYNEVVSDVAVEAVALVGMNG, from the coding sequence ATGGCAACCGCAGTCGCACCCAACCCCTTCTTCGCCAAGCTGCACGAGCATCGCGGGATGATCTTCCCGATCTCGTTCATCGCGTTGCTCGCGGTGCTGTTGGTGCCGTTGCCGCCGTTTATATTGGACCTGTTGTTGGTCCTGAACATCACGATCGCCATCATCGTGCTGGTCACGACGATCTACATCAAGAGCCCGCTGGAGTTCGCGGTCTTTCCGTCGTTGTTGTTGGCCGTCACGCTGTTTCGGCTGGTGCTGAACGTGGCGACGACGCGTCTGATCCTTAACGCCAGCGGCACGCCCGAGGAAGCGTTGCACGCCGCCGGTGAGGTCGTGATGCGGTTCAGCGAGTTCGTGACGGGCGGCAAGATGATCGTCGGCGTGATCATCTTCGTGATCATCTTCATCATCCAGTTCGTCGTGATCACCAAGGGTGCCACGCGCATCAGCGAAGTGGCTGCGCGGTTTACGTTGGACGCCATGCCCGGCAAGCAGATGGCGATCGACGCCGACCTGAACGCCGGCATCCTCACCGAGCCCGAGGCCCGCAGGCGCCGCAGCGAGATCTCGCAGGAAGCCGACTTCTACGGTGCGATGGACGGTGCCAGCAAGTTCGTGCGCGGCGACGCGGTGGCGGCCATCATCATCACGTTCATCAACGTGCTCGGCGGCATCTACGTCGGCATGGTCGAAAACGGCTGGGAGATATGGCACTGCCTGGAGCTGTACACGAAGCTGACGATCGGCGACGGCCTGGTGAGCCAGGTGCCGGCGTTCATCACGACCCTCGCCGCTGGTTTGATCGTCACGCGCACCAGCAGCAAGAACGATCTCGGCGACGAGATGCTCGGCCAGATGCTGGCCAAGCCCAAGGCGCTCATCATCGCGGCGGGCTTTTTGATGGCGATGTCGTTCACCGGGTTGCCCGCGTTTCCGCTGTTGATCCTGGGCGCCTGCTGCGGCGGGCTGGCGTTCGTGATGAACCGCAGCGAGAACCGCACGATCGCCGCGGCCGCCGCCAAGGAGAGCGAGCAGACGCAGGCGGCCGCCAAGGAACCGGAAAAGGTCGAGAAGCTGCTGGACGTCGACACGATGGAGCTGGAAGTGGGCTACGGCCTCGTGCGGCTGGTCGACACGACCAAGGGCGGCGATCTGCTCGACCGCATCAGCCTGATTCGCCGGCAGATCGCGGTGGACCTTGGCATCATCGTGCCGCCCATCCGCATTCGCGACAACATGCAATTGTCGGCCAACGACTACGCGATCAAGATCAAAGGCCAGACCGTGGCGCGCGGCGTGACCTACCCCGAACAGTACATGGCCATGGACAACGGCGCCGTGAGCGGCCCGATCCCCGGCGGCACGCAGACGATCGAGCCCGCCTTCGGCCTGCCGGCGTACTGGATTACGGAAAGCGAGCGCGGGCAGGCCGAACTCTTGAACTACACCGTCGTAGAAGCCACTGCGGTTCTCGCGACACACCTCACGGAGGTCGTGAAGCAGCACGGTTACGAGCTGTTGACGCGGCAGGAAGTGAAGAACCTCGTCGAGAACCTGAAGGTGCGCGTGCCGGCGTTGATCGAGGAAGTGATCCCGACGCAGATCAAACCGGGCGAGTTGCAGAAGGTGATGCAGAACCTGCTGCGCGAGCGCGTGCCGGTGCGCGATCTGGAGACGATCATCGAAACGCTCGGCGACTGGGCGACGCGCACGAAAGATCTGGACGTTCTGACGGAATATGTGCGCTCGGCATTGGCACGGACGATCTGCAAACAGTATGTTGATGACGCTGACAAACTCTGGTGCGTAACGCTTGATCCGGCCATGGAAGACCTGATCAACTCGCACCTGGAGCGCAGCGAGCGCGGCACGACCAACACGATGCCGCCAGTGACGGCCCAACAGGTGGTCCAGAACATCGCCGAGAAGATGAACGAGCTGACCGCGATGGGACGGTCGGCGGTCATCCTCTGCAGCCCGACGATAAGGGGGCCGCTTCGGCGCATGATCGAGACCGGCCTGCCCCACGTGGCCGTGCTGGCGTACAACGAGGTCGTGAGCGACGTCGCCGTTGAAGCGGTGGCGCTGGTGGGAATGAACGGGTAG